One part of the Chryseobacterium mulctrae genome encodes these proteins:
- a CDS encoding (Fe-S)-binding protein, producing the protein MDFNIKTMADYAMEGKSPEVLFWVGCAGSFDDRAKKITKAFCKILNKIGVEFAVLGQEESCTGDPAKRAGNEFVFQMMAMTNIEVLNAYEVKKIVTACPHCFNTLKNEYPNLGGNYEVIHHTQFLKELMNEGRLKIEGGSFKGKKITFHDPCYLGRANDEYEAPRMLLEKLDAELVEMKRCKTNGLCCGAGGAQMFKEPEKGKKDINVERTEEALSFEPKIIATGCPFCNTMLTDGVKHFNKNNEVEVKDIVELLAEAEDL; encoded by the coding sequence GAAGTTCTTTTCTGGGTAGGTTGCGCTGGAAGTTTCGATGATAGAGCCAAAAAAATAACCAAAGCATTCTGCAAAATTTTAAATAAAATAGGTGTTGAATTCGCTGTTTTAGGACAGGAAGAAAGCTGTACAGGTGATCCCGCAAAACGTGCCGGAAACGAGTTTGTTTTCCAGATGATGGCAATGACGAACATTGAAGTTCTGAATGCTTATGAAGTGAAAAAAATCGTTACGGCTTGTCCGCACTGTTTCAATACCCTTAAAAATGAATATCCTAATTTAGGTGGAAACTATGAAGTAATTCATCATACTCAATTCTTAAAAGAATTGATGAATGAAGGCAGACTGAAGATTGAAGGCGGAAGTTTTAAAGGTAAAAAAATCACATTCCACGATCCTTGTTATTTGGGAAGAGCCAATGATGAGTATGAAGCTCCAAGAATGCTTTTAGAAAAGCTGGATGCCGAATTGGTTGAAATGAAACGTTGCAAAACCAATGGCCTTTGTTGCGGCGCAGGTGGAGCACAGATGTTTAAAGAACCTGAAAAAGGTAAAAAAGATATCAATGTAGAAAGAACAGAAGAAGCACTTTCTTTCGAGCCTAAAATCATTGCAACAGGTTGCCCTTTCTGCAACACGATGTTGACGGATGGCGTAAAACATTTTAATAAAAATAACGAAGTTGAAGTAAAAGATATCGTAGAACTTTTGGCTGAAGCTGAAGATTTGTAA